Proteins from one Oncorhynchus gorbuscha isolate QuinsamMale2020 ecotype Even-year linkage group LG18, OgorEven_v1.0, whole genome shotgun sequence genomic window:
- the LOC124003558 gene encoding G-protein coupled receptor 37-like 1 — MTPLFALFVLFLRAAEPRHVGSGYTALRSPDRDGSARVLTTGNGESDTGVNLNQIGGGYIESLLQEPDANPKRIPRGAKDGSSRNRDQQSPHSYRHPRPYDPDGYFTTPKNAHLANSTADRDSKGSVLLHNPLYPVTDSSYRAYAVMLLALILFAMGIIGNLALMCIVWHNYYLKSAWNCILASLAFWDFLVLFFCMPVVVFNELTKRRLLGDLSCRIVPYMEVTSLGVATFSLCALTIDRFHAATSPQPQAPRVEPCQSILAKLSVVWIGSMVLAAPELLLWQLTQEVSVQPGGFVVDLCIRRPSLSLPESVYSLVLTYHEARMWWCFGCYFCLPLLFTLACQLVTRHVVAEEARRKQGTTTVVGGKRVRPSSSSTSSSLSSSSAPKKQQQLKRERRLSSTVVALAAVYAACNLPENVCSIALAYIANPVSTTTEALLALIGQFLLFVRCSVTPVLFLCLCRSLGQAFMDCCCCCCEECLPDGASSSLSSSTTATAASTSLSSPSSLSPSSTKEEKLTIVSGTTPAIFYDKAKDSSSLMVIGTPC; from the exons TGAATCAGATTGGAGGAGGATATATCGAATCTCTGTTGCAGGAACCAGACGCAAACCCAAAGAGAATCCCCCGGGGCGCCAAGGATGGGAGCTCGAGAAACCGGGACCAGCAGTCTCCCCACAGCTACCGACACCCCAGACCGTATGACCCGGACGGCTACTTCACCACGCCCAAGAATGCACACCTGGCCAATAGCACCGCAGACAGAGATTCCAAGGGTTCGGTGCTGCTACACAACCCACTCTACCCGGTAACTGACAGCTCCTACCGGGCTTACGCAGTGATGCTGCTGGCGCTCATCCTATTCGCTATGGGCATCATCGGTAACCTCGCGCTCATGTGTATCGTTTGGCACAACTATTACCTGAAGAGCGCGTGGAACTGCATCCTGGCCAGCCTTGCGTTCTGGGACTTCCTCGTGCTCTTTTTCTGCATGCCGGTGGTCGTCTTCAACGAGCTCACCAAGAGACGGTTGCTAGGCGACCTGTCATGTCGGATTGTGCCTTACAtggag GTGACCTCCCTGGGAGTAGCCACATTCAGCCTGTGTGCATTGACCATCGACCGGTTCCACGCAGCGACCAGCCCCCAGCCCCAGGCCCCGCGGGTGGAGCCCTGCCAGTCCATCCTGGCCAAGCTGTCTGTGGTCTGGATCGGCTCCATGGTCCTGGCTGCTCCAGAGCTGCTGCTGTGGCAGCTCACCCAGGAGGTCTCCGTCCAGCCGGGGGGCTTCGTGGTGGACCTGTGTATCCGGAGGCCCTCCCTCAGCCTGCCCGAGTCGGTCTACTCGCTGGTGCTGACCTACCACGAGGCCCGCATGTGGTGGTGCTTCGGCTGCTACTTCTGCCTGCCGCTCCTCTTCACCCTCGCCTGTCAACTGGTGACGAGACACGTTGTCGCTGAAGAGGCACGGAGGAAACAGGGGACAACCACAGTAGTAGGAGGAAAAAGAGTAcgcccttcctcctcctccacctcttcttcaTTGTCATCCTCCTCCGCTCCTaagaagcagcagcagctgaAGAGAGAGCGTAGGTTGAGTTCTACGGTCGTGGCTTTGGCCGCCGTTTACGCCGCGTGTAACCTCCCCGAGAATGTCTGTAGCATCGCCCTGGCCTACATCGCCAACCCCGTCTCCACGACAACTGAGGCCCTGCTGGCTCTGATTGGCCAGTTCCTGTTGTTTGTCCGTTGCTCGGTGACACCGGTgttgttcctgtgtctgtgtcgtTCACTGGGCCAGGCCTTCATggactgttgttgttgctgctgtgaGGAGTGTCTACCAGACGGAGCCTCTTCATCATTGTCTTCCTCGACTACCGCCACAGCggcctccacctccctctcctctccgtcatcaCTCTCTCCGTCGTCCACCAAGGAGGAGAAGCTGACGATTGTGTCTGGGACCACACCAGCCATCTTCTATGACAAGGCCAAAGATAGCTCCTCTCTCATGGTCATCGGAACACCCTGCTGA